TCGAGTACGTCGAAAAACAGCCGACCCTCGAGGACGTCTTCCTCACCCTCGTCGGCACGAAGGCATAAGGAACCACGATGACCAAGCACTTCCTCGGCGACACCGCCACCCTGTTAGGACGATCCCTGCGCCACATCGCGCGCAGCCCGGACACCATCATCACGACCGCGATCATGCCGATCGCCATGATGCTGATGTTCGTCTACGTCTTCGGCGGCGCGATCAAAACAGGGTCGGACTCGTATGTGAACTACATGCTGCCCGGCATCCTGCTCATCACGGTGGCCTCGGGCATCGCCTACACCGCGTTCCGGCTGTTCATGGACATGAAGGGCGGCATCTTCGAGCGATTCCAGTCCATGCCGATCGCGCGCTCGTCAGTGCTGTGGGCGCACGTGCTGACCTCGCTGGTCGCCAATTCGATCTCGCTCGTGGTGGTCGTGCTCGTCGCCCTGCTGATGGGCTTCCGCTCGTCGGCGGGAGCGCCGGCGTGGCTCGCGGTCGCCGGCATCCTGATCCTGTTCACCCTGGCACTGACGTGGATCGCCGTCATCCCCGGCCTGTCGGCCAAGACCATGGAAGGCGCGAGCGCGTTCTCCTACCCGCTCATCTTCCTGCCGTTCCTCAGCTCGGCGTTCGTGCCCACCGACACCATGCCCGGCCCGGTGCGTTTCTTCGCCGAGCACCAGCCGGTGACCTCCATCGTCAACGCCATCCGCGACCTGTTCACCCAGCAGCCGGTCGGCACCGACATCTGGATCGCCCTCGCCTGGTGCGTCGGCATCCTCGTCGTCGCCTACGTATTCGCCATGAACACCTACCGCCGCAAGATTTCCTGACCTTTGCTGGACGAGCCTGTCCTGGCCCAGATCAGCGCGCCGGACAGGTAGATCGCGGCGCGGCGGCCGCGCCGCCATTCACCGCAGCCTCAGGAGAGCACCTACCCCAGCGAAATGAGGAAAGTCATGAACGAATCCCTTCACACCGTCGAGACGATGCCGACCGCGCGTCAGTCCGGCTGTCCCTTCGACCCGCCCAAAGAGCTGATCGAGGCCCGCGAGCACAGCCCGATCAGCCGCTTCCCCTTCCCTGACGGACACCAGGGCTGGCTGGTCACCGGCTACGACCTGATCCGGTCGATCCTGGCCGACCCGCGCTTCAGCTCGCGCAAGGAACTCATGGGCCACCACCCGCTGGTCGACTACGGTGACATCGAGGTCCCTCCGGCGCCGCCCGGGGAGTTCCTGCTCATGGACGAGCCCCAGCACGGCCGCTACCGCAAACCGCTGGTGGGCAAGTTCACCGTCCGGCGGATGCGGCTGCTCACCGAGCGCGTCGAGCAGGTCACCGCCGACCACCTGGACGCCATGGAGAAGGCCGGGCCGCCGGCGGACCTGGTGACCGCGTTCGCCAAACCCATCTCCGCCATCATCATCTGTGAGCTGCTCGGCGTGCCGTACGAGGACCGGGGCTCCTTCCAGGACAACATCGACAAGTTCCTCGGCGGCGAGGTCAGCGACGAGGAACTGATCGCGGCCTATACCGCGACCCAGCAGTACCTCGCCGAGTTGGTGGCCGCCAAGCGCGCCAACCCCGCCGACGACCTGCTCAGCGACCTGCTCGACAGCGACCTGACCGATGAGGAACTGCGGGGGATGGCCCTGATCCTGCTGTCGGCCGGGTTCGACACCACCGCGAACATGCTCGCGCTGGGCACCTTCGCGCTGTTGCAGAACCCGGGGCAGCTGGCCGCGCTGCGCGCCGAGCCCGCGCTCACCGACGGGGCCGTGGAGGAGCTGCTGCGGTATCTGAGCGTCGCCAAGCAGTTCGCGAGGGTCGCGCTGGAGGACGTCGAGCTGGGCGGCCAGACCATCAAGGCCGGCACGACGGTCATCCTGTCTCTCCACACCGCCAACCGCGACCCCGAGCGCTTCACCGACCCCCACGTG
This region of Streptosporangium sp. NBC_01495 genomic DNA includes:
- a CDS encoding ABC transporter permease, yielding MTKHFLGDTATLLGRSLRHIARSPDTIITTAIMPIAMMLMFVYVFGGAIKTGSDSYVNYMLPGILLITVASGIAYTAFRLFMDMKGGIFERFQSMPIARSSVLWAHVLTSLVANSISLVVVVLVALLMGFRSSAGAPAWLAVAGILILFTLALTWIAVIPGLSAKTMEGASAFSYPLIFLPFLSSAFVPTDTMPGPVRFFAEHQPVTSIVNAIRDLFTQQPVGTDIWIALAWCVGILVVAYVFAMNTYRRKIS
- a CDS encoding cytochrome P450 → MNESLHTVETMPTARQSGCPFDPPKELIEAREHSPISRFPFPDGHQGWLVTGYDLIRSILADPRFSSRKELMGHHPLVDYGDIEVPPAPPGEFLLMDEPQHGRYRKPLVGKFTVRRMRLLTERVEQVTADHLDAMEKAGPPADLVTAFAKPISAIIICELLGVPYEDRGSFQDNIDKFLGGEVSDEELIAAYTATQQYLAELVAAKRANPADDLLSDLLDSDLTDEELRGMALILLSAGFDTTANMLALGTFALLQNPGQLAALRAEPALTDGAVEELLRYLSVAKQFARVALEDVELGGQTIKAGTTVILSLHTANRDPERFTDPHVLDVRRQEGGHLAFSHGIHQCLGQQLARVELRVALPALLNRFPTLRLAVPAEEVALRPETADIYGVKSLPITWDA